One Huiozyma naganishii CBS 8797 chromosome 4, complete genome genomic region harbors:
- the KNAG0D00760 gene encoding uncharacterized protein (similar to Saccharomyces cerevisiae YPL245W; ancestral locus Anc_6.273), protein MLLSRGGSRLCLRRARVSWDFGGGYPEIDRCGRYIISWSVTPSLLLLFRWQVHRCISTGVRRSTRQMTVSKAENVRNRKRVKRAGAGRDLADVESAAMNSLSHVELSEEQTQLREKVLQFVKENLPQGQTPDTGKPAMFVIQGDAGTGKSVVLNSLFNEIQRLSVSSEEKTPLQGSRNYLVVNHPEMLKLYLRICRHYKYIARQSLERPTSLINTLQKEKRLADVVIVDEGHLLATAKDAFKRFYGENHLEELMSLAKVLIIVYDDKQALRMGCYWDDGTKGDGANLMKYYESVPKNRRHWYNLKQQFRVAAPSDILDWINTLSVDAKIPKFPASARDPATSFELKIWGNCGDMYEALKEKNAQYGQCRMLSTYDFPYRLDGKDYFVECGDSFKLRWDRYQPRAVLPWSERPDSIDEVGSVYTVQGFDLHYAGVILGRSIGYDDKNDCLKLRPELYDDHAGFTKKKNIHNPNQVKHKIIMNSINVLLTRGTKGLYVYAYDDALRERLLQTVSK, encoded by the coding sequence ATGTTGCTGAGTCGGGGTGGAAGCCGTTTATGTCTGCGTCGGGCGCGGGTGTCGTGGGACTTCGGCGGAGGCTACCCTGAAATTGATCGCTGTGGACGGTATATAATAAGCTGGTCTGTGACACCGTCgttacttcttcttttccgGTGGCAAGTGCACCGTTGCATTAGCACGGGAGTTAGACGGTCAACGAGACAGATGACAGTGTCGAAGGCGGAGAATGTGCGCAACAGGAAGCGTGTCAAAAGGGCGGGAGCCGGGAGGGATCTTGCAGATGTCGAGTCCGCTGCTATGAACAGTCTCTCACATGTCGAGTTATCCGAGGAGCAGACTCAATTGCGGGAGAAGGTGTTGCAGTTCGTGAAGGAGAACTTGCCCCAGGGCCAGACACCCGATACTGGGAAACCGGCGATGTTCGTCATCCAAGGTGATGCTGGGACTGGGAAGTCTGTCGTTTTGAACTCGCTGTTCAACGAGATCCAGAGGCTGAGTGTCTCGTCAGAGGAGAAGACGCCACTGCAGGGGTCCCGGAACTACCTCGTCGTGAACCACCCAGAGATGTTGAAGCTGTACTTGAGAATCTGCAGACACTATAAGTACATTGCGAGACAATCACTCGAGAGACCCACCTCGTTGATCAACACGCTGCAGAAGGAGAAACGGCTTGCAGACGTCGTAATAGTCGACGAAGGCCACCTGCTAGCAACAGCGAAGGACGCCTTCAAGAGATTCTACGGTGAGAACCACCTAGAGGAACTCATGTCGCTCGCCAAAGTGCTCATCATTGTGTATGACGATAAGCAGGCGTTGCGGATGGGTTGTTATTGGGACGATGGGACAAAGGGCGACGGTGCGAACCTAATGAAGTACTACGAGTCAGTGCCCAAGAACAGGAGACACTGGTACAACCTGAAGCAGCAGTTCAGAGTCGCAGCGCCCAGTGATATCCTGGACTGGATCAATACGCTAAGTGTCGACGCCAAGATCCCCAAATTCCCCGCCAGTGCGAGAGATCCTGCGACCTCCTTTGAGCTCAAGATCTGGGGGAACTGTGGCGACATGTACGAGGcgttgaaggagaagaacgcACAGTACGGCCAATGCAGAATGCTCTCCACGTACGACTTCCCCTACAGACTCGACGGGAAGGACTACTTTGTCGAGTGTGGGGACTCGTTCAAGCTAAGGTGGGACAGGTACCAACCTAGAGCGGTCCTCCCCTGGAGTGAGAGGCCCGACAGTATCGACGAGGTCGGTAGTGTGTACACGGTGCAAGGGTTCGACCTGCACTACGCCGGTGTGATCCTGGGTCGCTCGATCGGGTACGACGACAAGAACGACTGTCTAAAGTTGAGACCGGAACTTTACGACGACCACGCTGGGTtcacaaagaagaagaacatcCACAACCCAAACCAAGTCAAGCACAAAATAATCATGAACAGTATCAACGTTCTATTGACGAGAGGCACCAAGGGTCTTTACGTGTACGCGTACGACGATGCCCTCAGGGAGAGATTGCTGCAAACTGTCTCCAAGTAG
- the HUT1 gene encoding UDP-galactose transporter HUT1 (similar to Saccharomyces cerevisiae HUT1 (YPL244C); ancestral locus Anc_6.272), with product MKLVNGGVKLFICVAGIYLSFLTWALVQEPLATKVWPHSQRQFQFPNVVAVAQALCAMVIGLLYLQQTQQQQKRGNGGGYRPWQLIKDHTTQLLLISFTQSASTPLATYSLGHVDYLTYMLAKSCKMIPVLLIHLLYYRTPISSDKKVVALLVTVGVTVFTLGGGTHKKKKSSDADSYSGVMGFVLLGVSLFLDGLTNATQDTMLRTNAERNKVDEKNDPENKNGSKTITAAHLMFALNLFIVLWNIPYLAVFHRSQVEGSLEVLEGDPQVLIYLLAYAVCGAVGQCFIFYTLEQYGSLVLIMITVTRKMMSMLLSIAVFGKTVDKVQWVGIFIVFGGILWEAMNKRRKVSSLKKTQ from the coding sequence ATGAAGTTGGTGAATGGCGGCGTAAAGCTCTTTATCTGTGTGGCCGGGATATACCTGAGTTTTCTGACGTGGGCGCTTGTCCAGGAGCCGCTGGCGACGAAGGTGTGGCCGCACTCGCAGAGGCAGTTCCAGTTCCCCAACGTCGTTGCCGTTGCGCAGGCGCTTTGTGCGATGGTGATCGGCTTATTGTACCTGCAGCAgacgcagcagcagcaaaaaCGAGGGAATGGTGGCGGTTACCGTCCCTGGCAACTAATAAAGGACCACACGACGCAGTTGCTGCTGATATCGTTCACGCAAAGTGCGTCCACGCCACTTGCGACGTACTCTCTAGGGCACGTCGACTACTTGACCTACATGCTGGCGAAATCATGCAAGATGATACCAGTTCTGCTGATACACCTGCTGTACTACAGGACTCCGATCTCTTCGGATAAGAAAGTGGTCGCGCTCTTGGTCACCGTGGGGGTCACTGTATTCACGCTGGGTGGTGGCACGcacaaaaagaagaagtcttCAGATGCGGACTCGTACTCTGGCGTCATGGGGTTTGTTCTGCTGGGCGTCAGTCTCTTCCTGGATGGATTGACCAATGCAACTCAGGACACAATGTTGAGAACCAATGCTGAGAGGAATAAAGTGGATGAGAAGAATGACCCTGAGAACAAGAACGGGTCGAAAACCATCACAGCGGCACATCTCATGTTTGCCCTGAACCTGTTTATCGTCCTTTGGAATATACCGTACTTGGCCGTCTTCCACAGGAGCCAAGTCGAAGGTTCACTCGAAGTGCTTGAAGGGGACCCGCAGGTGCTCATCTACCTACTTGCGTACGCAGTCTGTGGCGCTGTGGGCCAGTGCTTCATTTTCTACACGTTGGAACAATATGGGTCTCTTGTGTTGATCATGATCACCGTGACGAGAAAGATGATGTCCATGCTGCTGAGCATTGCTGTTTTTGGCAAGACTGTCGATAAAGTCCAATGGGTGGGCATATTCATCGTTTTTGGAGGAATCCTTTGGGAGGCCATGAACAAAAGGCGGAAAGTGTCTTCCTTGAAGAAGACTCAGTAA
- the SRP68 gene encoding signal recognition particle subunit SRP68 (similar to Saccharomyces cerevisiae SRP68 (YPL243W); ancestral locus Anc_6.271), whose amino-acid sequence MGVFSPINATFGVRADQLLESDADFQRYHGKLNRKLQKLRSRLHLTTRDTKKYALREKYTKITANEYDKKNKLFGVLMLLHAERDLALCEVYKLRSRQRNKLKKSEAKVVATRLKKAVKTSQRLVELTHNEAQWITRSQFLVYAKLAKIEYLLYAKKSKHKDSEEISRQLSLVFAALNRLKSEGHLPEELYESIRQKYEYTLTQHAGNLLTSNELSKFINTAVLQNKDDELVALLLANDYTVEDPALEVAAEDAVESVTEVNWRSFNCKITDNHLTKLMQDAKLVDEYASAAEFDNHSLNWQEALAFQRNRMSHMDDDDNDENEQILLAYIKYQAIFISVLRENSLFNDLWMQWTRLGTSVSTRLVKSKELERIVNNLQKYLHDIAELPGVYSDDQLLSEFELYKVYLLSYLNAGCLAHMYRANGQYLEALALYVDAYKILDAKIAEIENWDSLVLPESLLSKDLIDELLAMIKTDISSVIALAEYEKELQGKLATGKRAKYQRTVIEKIDHDCISVTDARIKNLFPLRPILRPAGAKATLFDLAFNYINYAEETVTTTSLEDEGSEPHRAGVDASEEIEVDEKPQPTGKKRGFLGLFGR is encoded by the coding sequence ATGGGTGTGTTCTCTCCTATCAATGCGACGTTTGGTGTGCGGGCCGACCAGCTGCTCGAATCCGACGCGGATTTCCAGAGGTACCACGGTAAACTGAACAGGAAGTTGCAGAAATTGAGGAGCCGGTTACATCTGACCACAAGAGATACGAAGAAGTACGCGTTGCGGGAGAAGTACACGAAGATCACCGCCAATGAGTAtgacaagaagaacaagctgTTTGGTGTTTTGATGCTGTTGCACGCGGAGAGGGATCTGGCGCTGTGTGAGGTTTACAAACTGAGGTCGCGCCAGAGGAACAAGCTGAAGAAGTCTGAGGCCAAAGTTGTGGCCACCAGATTAAAGAAAGCGGTGAAAACGTCGCAGAGACTCGTAGAATTGACGCATAACGAGGCCCAATGGATAACGCGGAGCCAGTTTCTAGTCTACGCCAAACTGGCTAAAATTGAGTACTTGCTGTACGCCAAAAAATCTAAACACAAGGACAGCGAGGAAATCTCGAGGCAATTGTCTCTAGTGTTTGCCGCACTGAACAGGCTGAAGTCCGAGGGTCATCTCCCTGAGGAGCTGTACGAGTCTATTCGTCAGAAGTACGAGTACACTTTGACACAACATGCGGGGAACTTACTAACCTCCAACGAGTTGTCGAAGTTCATTAACACCGCCGTTTTGCAGAATAAAGACGACGAACTGGTTGCACTGCTGCTTGCTAATGACTACACTGTAGAGGATCCTGCCTTGGAGGTCGCTGCAGAGGATGCTGTTGAGTCTGTGACGGAGGTAAACTGGAGGTCgttcaattgcaagatCACGGACAACCATTTGACAAAGCTAATGCAAGATGCCAAGCTCGTTGACGAATATGCCTCCGCTGCTGAATTTGACAACCACTCTTTGAATTGGCAAGAAGCACTGGCCTTCCAAAGGAACCGTATGTCGCACATGGACGACGATGATAACGACGAGAACGAACAGATTCTGTTGGCGTACATCAAATATCAAGCAATATTCATCTCTGTGTTACGCGAAAACTCCCTTTTCAACGATTTGTGGATGCAATGGACCCGCTTGGGGACGTCCGTGTCAACGAGATTAGTCAAATCGAAGGAATTGGAACGCATAGTCAACAACCTGCAGAAATACTTGCATGATATTGCCGAACTACCAGGTGTCTACTCTGATGACCAATTGTTATCCGAGTTTGAACTTTACAAGGTCTATCTTTTGTCGTATCTAAACGCAGGGTGCTTGGCGCACATGTACAGGGCAAACGGCCAGTATTTGGAAGCCCTAGCTTTGTACGTCGATGCGTACAAAATATTGGATGCAAAGATCGCTGAAATTGAGAATTGGGACTCCTTGGTACTACCGGAAAGTTTGTTGTCTAAGGATTTGATCGATGAACTTCTGGCGATGATCAAAACAGATATCTCTAGTGTGATTGCGTTGGCAGAATACGAAAAGGAACTACAAGGGAAGCTCGCAACCGGTAAACGTGCTAAATATCAGAGGACCGTAATTGAGAAAATAGACCACGATTGTATATCAGTCACCGATGCAAGGATAAAAAACTTGTTCCCATTGAGACCTATCTTGAGACCCGCTGGAGCAAAGGCCACCTTGTTTGATTTGGCGTTTAACTACATTAACTACGCGGAAGAAACAGTAACAACGACCTCCCTTGAAGACGAGGGCAGTGAACCACATCGTGCTGGCGTTGATGCCTCCGAAGAAATAGAGGTTGATGAGAAACCGCAACCAACCGGCAAGAAACGTGGCTTTCTGGGATTGTTTGGTCGCTAG
- the IQG1 gene encoding Iqg1p (similar to Saccharomyces cerevisiae IQG1 (YPL242C); ancestral locus Anc_6.269), with translation MASYLDRYVQNVNSKSDLQLSSSKPSSPSKINLTPTKRLGSPLKSSPALNNISLNRENSKTNENIYTQSPSRSPLTKSSNLRSPQKIDLSQYSNEDLKYYEFLCRVGEVKRWIEKLIHEELPSEFELSVGDGLRNGVYLAKVTQRINPDLAPNIFPAGDKLQFKHTQNINAFFSLVEHVGVPDSFRFELQDLYNKKNMPQVFETLHILVTIINKKWPGTTPILSNLSGELSFESNDLKRCRKAWPKIRDFKSLGAILPSSPIATNNSPSIHRNGLINDFDNFERTKIVSPQQELLTPKKTFLEPAFTPKAMAPTKLEFKAEELTTPVTLPKTPKLEPQPSLTYKPSSYLPSPTFINHDPSLINNTPRLDYSPIKSSSLSYYSPTISKYLAYDTEFYKRRSQARTEDIEYYKSFNYSPSRYSPVRREKMTEDQYLEQVVGVQSHCRGVNTRFAMYLQNRLLNLFEHEVVHLQALCKGSALRTLMKDDIEAAVKPVDDDVPILPVLQAFLKGPIIRYRLDRLRILALRQEETASLLQARIKGKQKRLKKYQEMADIVASDGPLKLLQSSIRGRLVRRIFKVHVSNESLITLQARLRAVLSTTKIEKVVRSFNLSNIEPVIFLQSFVRSQLIRKSVSQKVSPLSKHGQEIQKMSAFLSGRRARQKMKELQFGNNASLASINVLQGAVRGILVRYTLDLVDDIIEFNNINLFQGCLRGKIIRSSLHGRSQHFIRNERSVVRVQSWIRMFLIKSAYVRLMEYPNPTLWAVRKFTHLLNGSGTIEDTQDKLESCQAALDAENIKKDGLEKDIRKKINTLKVLEDFGLTDGSTESLQHIHIPEARYPCMEKLFYLLQVNPLYWKTMFVHHQSFVEKNVYLSFTTVNQRMGSREKMYFIRFVNEMLLHSIIESNSFDSFLNDHTMFWERLLKDFLQREYSELFNLFRPVLEFLTASTTDFENDPTVIYKQIHGSAVPKSISPIADEQVKNKFIENLRTLWHAVEMVAEIFTRKPQDVPIEIKYICTKIFGYAADKNADDFGSLKAIAKILVGIFVNEYLMNWELYGFETADLKLLNTRVQTLAVSLSTIFEFNNFSGYYEPLNQYSEEIRPHIRGILLNFLLEPDYEQEGDRLIYLDMVSEVPKLEILTEKAHKILQVFKENMYYYSDKDLIRDILKDSGDELNMHKNGRLFLELNPTAYRFLVIDDKMRKLYDQTKRAFVYMTQIEEVDSSLYDLLVSSILPKDEPTFKQFLEDNKAVLKDPMVELLKPLTYFTLKSSTLKKVHELESAGIIRTSDNKLQNMLNDIANTIKNPGYAINYVIQELDVTQNTLEDVCNLNQTLSADLEHLKTSIEQLIRKCQRSKSFAPVSKGTLGNLKSAVKMVHHREGIELQGLKYKWSTRQLYEKGVIISIAGEKLAEQTVKVFGSSGPKFPDIVFRISTSDGAKFGIQLVDKRKGPEKKHVESVDSFTFTDLLNTQVGTKKNKWTLLNSKVVFNTSKLLTLVITTFYK, from the coding sequence ATGGCATCATATCTAGACAGGTATGTGCAAAACGTCAATTCCAAGTCTGATTTGCAActgtcttcttcaaaaccttCATCGCCTTCTAAAATTAACCTAACCCCAACCAAACGGTTGGGTTCGCCTCTCAAGTCTAGTCCCGCATTGAATAACATAAGTTTAAATAGGGAAAACTCGAAAACTAATGAAAATATTTACACACAATCACCTTCCAGATCACCCCTTACCAAAAGTAGCAATCTGCGCAGTCCTCAAAAGATAGATCTATCACAATATTCGAACGAGGATTTGAAATACTATGAATTTTTGTGCAGGGTTGGTGAAGTGAAAAGGTggattgaaaaattgatcCATGAGGAACTGCCCTCTGAGTTCGAACTGAGTGTTGGTGACGGCTTGAGAAATGGTGTTTATCTGGCTAAGGTCACTCAAAGGATCAATCCAGATTTAGCACCAAACATTTTCCCTGCCGGAGATAAACTACAGTTtaaacacacacaaaaTATCAAtgcctttttttctctggTGGAACATGTTGGTGTTCCGGACTCCTTCCGTTTCGAGCTGCAAGACCTTTACAATAAAAAGAACATGCCACAGGTTTTCGAAACTTTGCATATTTTGGTTACAATCATAAACAAGAAATGGCCAGGTACTACCCCCATATTAAGCAATCTTTCCGGTGAACTGAGTTTTGAATCAAATGACCTGAAACGGTGTAGAAAGGCTTGGCCCAAAATTAGAGACTTCAAATCCTTGGGCGCTATTCTACCCTCTAGTCCTATAGCGACGAACAACAGCCCATCTATCCATAGAAACGGTCTAATAAACGATTTTGACAACTTCGAAAGGACTAAAATCGTTAGCCCGCAACAAGAATTACTAACCCCTAAGAAGACATTTTTGGAACCAGCATTTACGCCAAAGGCAATGGCTCCAACCAAGCTTGAATTCAAAGCCGAAGAATTGACTACACCCGTAACGTTACCAAAAACCCCGAAATTGGAACCGCAACCCAGCTTAACTTACAAGCCAAGTTCCTATTTGCCATCTCCAACATTTATAAACCATGACCCCTCTTTAATCAACAATACGCCTCGTCTCGATTACAGTCCCATCAAGAGTTCCAGTTTATCATACTACTCACCCACGATCTCGAAATATTTAGCGTACGACACGGAATTTTACAAGAGGAGAAGTCAAGCCCGAACAGAAGATATTGAATATTATAAGAGCTTCAACTACAGTCCTTCACGTTATTCGCCCGTTCGTCGAGAAAAAATGACAGAGGATCAATACCTAGAGCAGGTTGTTGGCGTGCAAAGCCATTGCAGAGGTGTAAATACAAGATTTGCCATGTATTTACAAAACCGATTGCTTAATCTATTTGAGCATGAAGTTGTGCACCTTCAAGCTTTATGCAAAGGCTCTGCATTGAGAACCCTAATGAAAGATGATATCGAAGCAGCAGTTAAGCCAGTTGACGATGATGTTCCTATTCTACCGGTCTTGCAAGCATTTTTAAAAGGGCCCATTATCAGGTACAGACTGGACCGGCTCAGAATTCTGGCTCTAAGACAggaagaaactgcttcATTATTGCAGGCTCGAATTAAAGGTAAGCAAAAAAGATTAAAGAAGTACCAAGAAATGGCTGATATTGTAGCATCAGATGGTCCTTTGAAACTTCTCCAATCTTCAATCCGGGGAAGACTTGTTAGAAGAATTTTCAAGGTCCACGTTTCGAATGAGAGTTTAATCACATTACAGGCAAGGTTGAGGGCAGTACTAAGCACGACCAAAATAGAGAAAGTTGTGCGCTCGTTCAATTTGTCGAATATCGAACCAGTtattttccttcaaagttttgtaAGATCTCAACTGATAAGGAAAAGTGTATCCCAGAAAGTAAGCCCTTTGTCTAAACACGgtcaagaaattcaaaaaatgtCGGCCTTTTTGTCAGGGCGCAGAGCACgccaaaaaatgaaagaacTACAATTTGGCAATAATGCTTCTTTGGCATCGATTAACGTCTTGCAGGGGGCAGTTAGGGGGATTTTGGTGAGATATACTTTAGATCTAGTGGACGATATCATAGAGTTTAACAATATTAATCTATTTCAAGGTTGTCTAAGAGGTAAGATTATTCGCTCGTCCTTGCATGGAAGATCTCAGCATTTTATTAGAAACGAGAGATCTGTTGTTAGAGTCCAGAGTTGGATTAGAATGTTTCTGATAAAAAGTGCTTATGTGAGGTTGATGGAATACCCAAATCCCACACTTTGGGCTGTCCGCAAATTTACCCATTTATTGAACGGTTCAGGGACCATAGAAGATACTCAGGATAAACTGGAAAGTTGCCAGGCTGCTTTAGATGCGgagaatatcaaaaaagatggtttggagaaggatattagaaagaaaataaataCCTTGAAGGTCTTAGAAGATTTTGGCTTGACTGATGGCTCTACCGAATCCTTACAACACATCCATATCCCGGAGGCAAGATACCCATGCATGGAAAAGCTTTTCTATCTGCTACAAGTAAACCCGTTATACTGGAAAACGATGTTCGTTCATCACCAAAGTTTTGTTGAGAAGAACGTGTATTTATCTTTCACAACTGTCAATCAAAGAATGGGCAGTAGAGAAAAAATGTACTTCATTAGATTTGTTAATGAGATGCTGCTTCATTCGATTATTGAGAGTAACTCTTTTGATTCATTTCTGAACGATCACACAATGTTTTGGGAAAGATTACTAAaagattttcttcaaagagaataCTCTGAATTGTTCAATCTATTCCGTCCCGTGCTGGAATTTCTAACTGCTTCCACTacagattttgaaaatgacCCAACGGTGATCTATAAACAGATTCATGGTTCAGCGGTGCCAAAATCCATTTCTCCAATTGCAGATGAACAAGTAAAGAACAAATTTATTGAAAATTTGAGAACATTGTGGCACGCAGTTGAAATGGTAGCTGAGATATTTACCAGGAAACCACAGGATGTTCCAATTGAAATCAAATATATCTGCACAAAAATCTTTGGTTATGCTGCTGACAAAAATGCAGACGATTTTGGGTCGCTGAAAGCTAttgctaaaattcttgTTGGTATATTTGTCAATGAATATTTGATGAACTGGGAACTCTACGGTTTTGAGACAGCGGATTTAAAACTGCTTAACACCAGGGTACAAACATTGGCTGTTTCTCTATCAACCATATTTGAGTTCAACAATTTCTCAGGATATTACGAACCATTGAATCAATATTCAGAGGAAATCAGACCACATATACGTGGAATCCTTTTAAACTTCTTACTTGAGCCTGATTATGAGCAAGAGGGTGATAGGTTGATATATCTCGATATGGTTTCAGAGGTACCTAAACTAGAAATCTTAACCGAGAAAGCACATAAGATTTTAcaagttttcaaagagaatatGTATTATTATTCTGACAAGGATCTCATTCGGGACATTTTGAAGGACAGTGGTGACGAACTGAATATGCATAAAAATGGTAGATTGTTCTTGGAACTGAACCCGACGGCATACAGATTCTTGGTAATAGATGATAAGATGAGGAAACTGTATGACCAAACCAAGAGGGCCTTTGTCTATATGACACAGATCGAGGAAGTTGATTCCAGTCTCTATGATTTACTTGTTAGCTCGATTCTACCAAAAGATGAGCCTACATTCAAGCAATTTTTGGAAGACAATAAGGCTGTATTGAAAGACCCAATGGTAGAGCTTTTGAAGCCGCTAACGTATTTCACGCTAAAAAGTTCcacgttgaagaaagttcACGAACTAGAATCTGCTGGTATCATTCGCACGTCAGATAACAAATTACAAAACATGTTGAATGATATTGCCAACACCATCAAAAACCCTGGCTACGCTATCAACTATGTTATTCAGGAACTAGACGTAACACAAAATACGTTGGAGGATGTTTGCAATTTAAACCAGACGTTAAGTGCTGACTTGGAGCACTTGAAGACATCTATTGAACAACTAATTAGAAAATGTCAAAGGtcgaaaagttttgcaCCTGTCAGCAAGGGTACTCTTGGTAACCTCAAGAGCGCCGTTAAGATGGTTCACCATAGGGAAGGTATTGAACTGCAAGGCTTAAAATACAAATGGAGCACAAGACAGCTCTACGAAAAGGGTGTTATTATTTCAATCGCTGGTGAGAAACTTGCTGAACAAACAGTTAAAGTATTCGGATCCAGTGGCCCAAAGTTTCCTGACATTGTCTTTAGGATCTCCACATCAGACGGTGCCAAATTTGGTATACAACTTGTTGACAAGAGAAAAGGTCCCGAAAAGAAGCATGTTGAGTCCGTTGACTCCTTCACGTTCACAGATTTGTTGAACACACAAGTTGGtaccaagaaaaataaatggACATTACTAAATTCTAAGGTCGTATTCAATACATCCAAACTATTGACGTTAGTGATTACAACTTTCTACAAATAG
- the CIN2 gene encoding GTPase-activating protein CIN2 (similar to Saccharomyces cerevisiae CIN2 (YPL241C); ancestral locus Anc_6.268), producing the protein MGQEIKRELLQKCLVQSVPDKKKFLFKKRSGVDGSAASNITPTVGTTGIPAPCQRDECITVDKSVYTLNNLDHCVVVSPNATSKNQSGSWTLANISNSIVVLKNISFARGSVFMTHCEDSVIIVEVPPKNTVQVRLHSFTNCKVEIRVPGVLPDAARQNVVIEGFKDTVFNSNCERFIKIQNFSDLGFGRGTDESSQFEPFDSFGDNITSLKHHYISRDGR; encoded by the coding sequence ATGGGACAAGAGATCAAGCGGGAACTTCTGCAAAAGTGTCTGGTCCAGTCGGTGCcggacaaaaaaaagtttctattcaagaagagatcagGGGTTGATGGCTCTGCTGCTTCAAATATAACACCAACAGTTGGAACCACGGGCATTCCTGCACCGTGTCAACGTGATGAATGCATCACTGTTGACAAATCAGTTTACACTTTGAATAATTTGGACCAttgtgttgttgtgtcCCCCAACGCTACGAGCAAAAATCAATCTGGATCGTGGACTTTAGCTAACATCTCGAACTCGATCGTAGTTctgaaaaatatatctTTTGCCAGGGGGAGTGTATTCATGACTCATTGTGAAGATTCAGTTATTATTGTGGAGGTACCCCCCAAAAACACTGTTCAGGTAAGATTGCATAGTTTCACCAATTGCAAGGTTGAAATCAGAGTTCCCGGTGTATTACCAGATGCTGCTCGTCAAAATGTGGTGATTGAAGGATTTAAAGACACAGTTTTCAACTCGAATTGTGAAAGGTTCATCAAGATTCAAAACTTCAGTGATCTCGGGTTTGGCAGAGGGACTGATGAAAGTTCACAGTTCGAACCGTTCGATTCTTTTGGGGATAATATCACCTCCCTGAAACACCACTATATTTCACGAGATGGGAGGTAG
- the YAR1 gene encoding Yar1p (similar to Saccharomyces cerevisiae YAR1 (YPL239W); ancestral locus Anc_6.265), whose translation MTLHNGPLDQEDQDAIILDARAGDLESLKEVFETLIDPSRLYTCRDLDTNSTALHMAAGNGYVDVVEYILGTVPPAELKKYVNLQNNTGNTALHWASLNGKLDVVELLCDKFEADPFLRNQFGHDAIFEAENNGKEEVENFFLKKYDVEPESDDEDRKDSDGKKSNVAPAVNQNKEVQISEGTEIESITKEATEALKEQTEKLTLQDN comes from the coding sequence ATGACTCTACATAACGGACCTTTAGACCAAGAAGATCAGGATGCAATTATACTAGATGCCAGAGCTGGTGATCTGGAATCTCTGAAAGAGGTTTTTGAAACACTAATAGACCCCTCGAGGCTATACACCTGTCGAGATCTTGATACAAACTCGACTGCGTTACATATGGCTGCTGGTAATGGCTATGTGGACGTTGTTGAATACATCTTGGGTACAGTCCCCCCCGCGGAATTGAAAAAGTACGTGAATTTGCAAAACAATACGGGGAACACTGCCCTTCACTGGGCGTCCTTGAACGGTAAATTGGATGTTGTCGAACTACTGTGTGACAAGTTTGAAGCAGATCCATTTTTAAGGAATCAATTTGGCCACGATGCCATCTTTGAAGCTGAAAATAATGGCAAAGAGGAGGTCGAGaactttttcttgaagaaatacGATGTCGAACCAGAaagtgatgatgaggacAGGAAGGACAGCGATGGCAAGAAATCTAACGTTGCCCCTGCCGTGAACCAAAATAAGGAAGTTCAGATATCGGAGGGGACAGAAATCGAAAGTATCACCAAAGAGGCGACAGAAGCTCTGAAAGAGCAAACCGAAAAGCTAACCTTGCAAGATAATTAA